In one Juglans regia cultivar Chandler chromosome 11, Walnut 2.0, whole genome shotgun sequence genomic region, the following are encoded:
- the LOC108984042 gene encoding isopentenyl-diphosphate Delta-isomerase I — MGDAPDAGMDAVQRRLMFEDECILVDENDRVVGHDTKYNCHLWEKIQSGNMLHRAFSVFLFNSKYELLLQQRSATKVTFPLVWTNTCCSHPLYRESELIQENVLGVRNAAQRKLLDELGIPAEDVPVDQFIPLGRILYKAPSDGKWGEHELDYLLFIVQDVTVNPNPDEVADVKYVNRGQLKELLRKADAGEDGLKLSPWFRLVVDNFLFKWWDHVEKGTVKEAADMKTIHKLT, encoded by the exons ATGCATCTTGGTAGATGAGAATGATCGTGTTGTTGGTCATGATACGAAATACAAtt GTCACTTGTGGGAAAAAATTCAATCCGGAAATATGCTACATAGAGCTTTCAGTGTATTTCTTTTTAACTCAAAATATGAGTTACTTCTTCAG CAACGGTCTGCAACAAAGGTAACATTCCCTCTTGTGTGGACGAACACCTGCTGCAGCCATCCATTATACCGTGAATCTGAGCTTATTCAGGAGAATGTCCTTG GTGTAAGGAATGCTGCACAAAGAAAGCTCTTGGATGAACTGGGCATTCCTGCTGAAGATGTGCCAGTTGATCAGTTCATCCCACTGGGCCGCATACTGTACAAGGCACCTTCTGATGGCAAGTGGGGGGAGCATGAAC TTGATTACCTCCTTTTCATTGTCCAAGACGTTACTGTCAATCCAAACCCGGATGAAGTAGCCGATGTCAAATATGTGAATCGAGGTCAATTGAAAGAGCTATTGAGGAAAGCAGATGCTGGTGAGGACGGTTTGAAGCTGTCCCCTTGGTTCAGGCTAGTCGTGGACAATTTCTTGTTCAAGTGGTGGGATCATGTTGAGAAAGGAACTGTCAAGGAAGCTGCCGACATGAAAACCATTCATAAGCTGACTTGA